Proteins co-encoded in one Nicotiana sylvestris chromosome 7, ASM39365v2, whole genome shotgun sequence genomic window:
- the LOC104220688 gene encoding uncharacterized protein produces the protein METSNKRSLAEEDDKNCTNNLNSRLDPPLPLVKVGESSEIVEELQLCERQRQLNLLLEVPERIVDGPIEDFVRINMLSPSPTQTPKRVNFSPLPSPSHVKVNGSPGPSLSRAKSSIKSLLPKLSFKFRNRTTDIEKAAMLALGASPQTQDRPSIFRTLSVKRIFNPKMKRTSSLPVTPIEHSNPESTHGGYGNAAFNSVKAGARHPIPRSHSVPTLIKDGSIKQMDYIGSIYRVVPSTPRVPRHDAPSFNATPTLSADGNANFGEDITQEDAVCRICFVELGEGSETLKMECSCKGELALAHQECAIKWFSIKGNKICDVCNEEVRNLPVTLLRIQSTNRRGNGVQAEAGRYRVWQDVPVLVIVSMLAYFCFLEQLLVTRMGSGAIAISLPFSCILGLLASMTSTTMVIRRYAWIYAVSQFALVVLFAHVFYSVLRVQAVLSILLATFAGFGGTMCGTSILLELLKLRRRWNSQRESQEGPRPNQSSEVSPTPQVESQMHGAEAGTSGAVHGS, from the exons ATGGAAACTAGTAACAAGAGATCATTAGCTGAAGAGGATGATAAGAATTGTACTAATAACCTCAACAGTAGACTTGATCCTCCTCTTCCTCTTGTAAAG GTCGGTGAATCAAGTGAAATAGTAGAAGAACTACAACTCTGCGAACGGCAAAGACAGCTAAATCTACTTCTGGAAGTACCAGAAAGAATCGTTGATGGACCAATAGAGGATTTCGTGAGGATAAATATGTTGTCCCCGTCGCCAACTCAAACTCCCAAAAGAGTGAATTTTTCCCCATTACCAAGCCCGAGCCATGTTAAAGTAAACGGATCTCCAGGTCCCTCATTATCAAGAGCTAAATCGTCAATCAAATCTCTCCTCCCTAAATTAAGTTTCAAATTCCGGAATAGGACAACTGATATTGAAAAGGCTGCAATGTTAGCTCTTGGAGCCTCTCCGCAAACTCAGGACAGGCCTTCGATTTTCAGGACTCTATCTGTTAAAAGGATTTTTAATCCAAAGATGAAAAGAACTTCATCGTTGCCTGTAACTCCAATTGAACACTCTAATCCTGAATCAACACATGGTGGTTACGGAAATGCAGCATTCAATTCAGTT AAAGCAGGAGCTAGACATCCCATACCTCGCTCACATTCAGTGCCAACGCTAATCAAAGATGGGAGCATAAAACAGATGGATTACATAGGGAGCATCTATCGTGTAGTCCCCTCTACTCCTCGCGTGCCAAGACATGATGCTCCATCATTTAATGCGACTCCAACTCTTAGCGCAG ATGGAAATGCTAATTTTGGTGAAGACATCACTCAAGAAGATGCTGTCTGCAGAATCTGCTTCGTTGAACTTGGGGAGGGTTCGGAAACTCTGAAGATGGAATGTAGCTGTAAAGGTGAACTAGCCTTAGCTCATCAAGAATGTGCTATAAAATGGTTCAGCATAAAAGGCAACAAGATCTGTGATGTCTGCAATGAAGAGGTTCGGAACTTACCTGTCACTCTTTTGCGGATTCAAAGTACTAATCGTAGAGGAAATGGAGTTCAAGCTGAAGCTGGACGATACAG GGTTTGGCAGGACGTTCCTGTTCTTGTCATTGTCAGCATGCTTGCCTACTTTTGTTTTCTGGAGCAGCTTTTG GTTACCAGAATGGGATCGGGCGCCATTGCTATATCTCTGCCCTTTTCATGCATATTAGGTCTCCTTGCTTCCATGACATCGACAACTATGG TAATAAGACGATATGCTTGGATTTATGCTGTCAGTCAGTTTGCCTTGGTGGTTCTGTTTGCTCATGTTTTCTACTCAGTG CTTCGAGTGCAAGCAGTTTTATCGATTCTACTTGCCACCTTTGCGGGTTTTGGGGGTACAATGTGTGGGACTTCTATCcttcttgagcttttgaaattGAGGAGGAGATGGAATTCACAACGCGAATCTCAGGAAGGGCCGCGTCCAAATCAATCATCTGAAGTTAGTCCGACGCCCCAGGTGGAAAGCCAAATGCATGGAGCTGAAGCTGGTACTTCTGGAGCTGTGCATGGAAGCTGA
- the LOC138874041 gene encoding uncharacterized mitochondrial protein AtMg00860-like produces MPFGLTNAPSSFQGLMNHVFQEHLRKFILIFFDDILIFSKNMEDHAEHLRITFRLLMQHQLYDRRTKCQFLVASVEYLGHFISARGMTTDPKKIQAVKQWLAPATVKQMRGFLGLVGYYRRFIRGYGHISKPLTDLLKKDHFKWNAQATTAFENL; encoded by the coding sequence ATGCCCTTTGGGTTGACTAATGCTCCTTCTAGTTTTCAAGGTCTGATGAATCATGTCTTTCAAGAGCATCTCAGAAAGTTTATTCTAATATTTTTTGATGACATCCTCATCTTTAGCAAGAACATGGAGGACCATGCTGAGCACTTGAGAATTACCTTCAGACTTCTTATGCAGCACCAACTTTATGATCGAAGGACTAAGTGTCAATTTCTTGTGGCTAGTGTTGAATATCTGGGCCATTTCATCTCTGCTAGGGGCATGACTACTGATCCTAAGAAGATACAAGCAGTCAAGCAGTGGCTAGCACCTGCTACTGTTAAACAAATGAGGGGGTTCCTTGGATTAGTAGGCTACTATAGAAGGTTTATTAGAGGCTATGGGCACATAAGCAAACCATTAACAGACTTACTAAAAAAGGATCACTTCAAGTGGAATGCTCAGGCAACTACAGCATTTGAGAACCTTTAA